One stretch of Micromonospora cremea DNA includes these proteins:
- a CDS encoding ATP-dependent DNA ligase, with translation MTPARRRVGTTEALRPPLTPMLAKAVDAVPEASDLAYEPKWDGWRALAFRRPDSVYLQSRAGRDITTYFPDITRAVTEAVEPGAVLDGELVVWEGERTNFAHLQRRVTAGGQLPDIARRHPAHYVVFDLLSTPPGQPLLDRTLHERRALLTQLLADTPAQLTLSPQTTDLDQAAEWLTTWTAAGIEGIVIKRLDGRYEPGRRGWQKVRAYRTTEAIIGGVTPSTDNPETLLLGRCDQHGRLRYTGRTNPLRPAQRAELAALLTPIDPTGAHPWPQPLPAAWTGQLDRPQPLPYSPVLPTIVAEIDVDTAYEHHRWRHHVRYLRPRLDLTPADVPQADQRP, from the coding sequence GTGACTCCAGCCCGCCGGCGTGTCGGCACCACCGAAGCGCTGCGTCCGCCGCTCACACCGATGCTGGCCAAGGCCGTCGACGCTGTCCCTGAGGCATCGGATCTGGCCTACGAGCCCAAGTGGGACGGCTGGCGGGCACTGGCCTTCCGCCGGCCCGACAGCGTGTACCTGCAGTCCAGAGCCGGCCGGGACATCACCACCTACTTCCCCGACATCACCCGAGCCGTCACCGAAGCCGTCGAGCCGGGTGCCGTCCTCGACGGCGAGCTGGTGGTGTGGGAAGGCGAGCGAACCAACTTCGCCCACCTGCAGCGACGAGTCACCGCCGGCGGCCAGCTCCCCGACATCGCCCGACGCCACCCCGCGCACTACGTCGTCTTCGACCTGCTCAGCACCCCACCGGGCCAACCACTACTGGACCGGACCCTGCACGAACGACGTGCCCTACTCACACAGCTACTCGCCGACACACCCGCCCAACTCACCCTGTCCCCACAGACCACCGACCTCGACCAAGCCGCCGAATGGTTGACCACCTGGACCGCCGCGGGCATCGAGGGCATCGTGATCAAACGCCTCGACGGGCGCTACGAACCCGGCCGACGAGGATGGCAGAAAGTCCGCGCCTACCGCACCACCGAAGCGATCATCGGCGGCGTCACCCCCAGCACCGACAACCCCGAGACCCTCCTGCTCGGCCGCTGCGACCAACACGGACGACTGCGCTACACCGGCCGAACCAACCCCCTACGACCCGCACAACGTGCCGAACTGGCCGCCCTGCTCACGCCCATCGACCCGACGGGGGCACACCCCTGGCCGCAACCCCTCCCCGCCGCGTGGACCGGACAACTCGACCGCCCCCAACCCCTCCCCTACAGCCCCGTGCTCCCCACCATCGTCGCCGAAATCGACGTCGACACCGCCTACGAACACCACCGGTGGCGACACCACGTCCGCTACCTACGCCCCCGCCTCGACCTCACCCCCGCCGACGTACCGCAGGCCGACCAGCGCCCCTGA
- a CDS encoding HIT family protein, whose translation MNCWVCDNNDRFDVLPEWERIAADEYWRVAHAIDTALPGWLVLIPRRHVTSIADLTDAEAADLGAWQVRLSRALGTVTGCMKTYVAQFAEKEGVSHVHFHVVPRMADLPDDRRGGGVFGYLDPSRELRVGDEHKSELTLALRAHLQSVGMARSATATH comes from the coding sequence ATGAACTGTTGGGTGTGTGACAACAATGACCGGTTTGACGTGCTGCCGGAGTGGGAGCGGATCGCTGCAGATGAGTACTGGCGGGTGGCGCATGCGATCGACACTGCACTGCCCGGATGGCTGGTCCTCATCCCACGCAGGCATGTCACGTCCATCGCCGACTTGACCGATGCCGAAGCTGCGGACCTCGGCGCCTGGCAGGTGCGCCTGTCTCGTGCGTTGGGGACGGTGACTGGGTGCATGAAGACCTACGTGGCGCAGTTCGCTGAGAAGGAAGGCGTCAGCCACGTCCACTTCCACGTCGTCCCGCGGATGGCCGATCTTCCTGACGATCGGCGTGGCGGTGGGGTGTTCGGGTACCTGGATCCCTCACGCGAACTGCGCGTGGGCGACGAGCACAAGAGCGAACTCACGCTGGCGTTACGGGCACATCTCCAATCGGTGGGAATGGCTCGCAGTGCTACAGCCACTCATTGA
- a CDS encoding HNH endonuclease family protein, which produces MRVTRVSARFPRVTRHAAAVVLAAIAGAGLVGVSAQPASATPPGIPSKATAQSQLNALTVAAQGSTSGYSRDLFPHWVTISGSCNTREQVLKRDGTSVVVDSSCAATSGRWYSPYDGATWTAASDVDIDHVVPLAEAWRSGANSWTTSRRQSFANDLSRPQLIAVTDNVNQSKGDQDPSTWQPSLSSYRCTYGKMWITVKYNWGLKLQSSEKSALQSMLNTCSS; this is translated from the coding sequence ATGCGGGTAACCCGAGTCTCAGCCCGTTTCCCACGCGTCACGCGTCACGCCGCCGCAGTCGTCCTCGCCGCCATCGCAGGCGCCGGTCTGGTCGGCGTCAGCGCGCAGCCCGCGTCGGCCACACCTCCCGGGATCCCGTCGAAGGCGACGGCCCAGTCTCAGCTCAACGCCCTGACCGTGGCGGCGCAGGGCTCCACCAGCGGCTACTCGCGGGACCTGTTCCCGCACTGGGTCACGATCAGCGGTAGCTGCAACACCCGCGAGCAGGTCCTCAAGCGCGACGGCACCTCCGTCGTGGTCGACAGCTCCTGCGCCGCCACCTCCGGCCGCTGGTACAGCCCCTACGACGGCGCGACCTGGACGGCGGCCTCCGACGTCGACATCGACCACGTCGTACCCCTTGCCGAGGCGTGGCGCTCCGGCGCCAACTCCTGGACGACCAGCCGCCGGCAGAGCTTCGCCAACGACCTGAGCCGCCCACAGCTGATCGCGGTGACGGACAACGTCAACCAATCCAAGGGCGACCAGGACCCCTCCACCTGGCAGCCGTCCCTGTCGTCATACCGGTGCACCTACGGCAAAATGTGGATCACCGTGAAGTACAACTGGGGCTTGAAGCTGCAATCGTCGGAGAAGTCAGCCCTGCAGAGCATGCTCAACACCTGCAGCTCCTGA
- a CDS encoding IS256 family transposase, translated as MTTLDDVTARKKEPQPSAEAAAAAELVRLAKEQGLSLTGPDGLLKQFTKTVLETALSEEMTEHLGYEKRDPAGAGSGNIRNGTRPKTVLTDATGHVEIDVPRDRAGTFEPQIVKKRQRRLTGVDEIVLSLYAKGLTTGEISAHFAEIYGASVSRETVSRITDKVIEEMNDWTVRPLDAVYAAVFIDAIVVKVRDGQVANRPVYAAIGVTLDGEKDVLGLWAGSGGEGAKFWMSVLTDLRNRGVKDVFFVVCDGLKGLPEVVANVWPQTIVQTCIIHLIRNTFRLASKRDWPALQRDIKPIYTAVNATAARAAFDRLAETWGTRYGAIIRLWDNAWQEFIPFLDYDLEIRRVLCSTNAIESLNARYRRAIKARGHFPSEQAALKCLYLVTRSLDPTGQGRARWAMRWKPALNAFSITFGDRFPAAETY; from the coding sequence ATGACGACACTGGACGACGTGACCGCGAGGAAGAAGGAACCGCAGCCGTCAGCGGAGGCAGCCGCCGCGGCGGAGCTGGTGCGCCTGGCCAAGGAACAGGGCTTGTCGCTGACCGGCCCGGACGGGCTGCTAAAGCAGTTCACCAAGACGGTCCTGGAGACCGCCCTCAGCGAGGAGATGACTGAGCACCTCGGCTATGAAAAGCGCGACCCTGCCGGGGCTGGGTCAGGCAACATCCGCAACGGGACCAGGCCGAAGACGGTGCTGACCGACGCGACGGGTCATGTCGAGATCGACGTGCCGCGTGATCGGGCCGGCACATTCGAGCCGCAGATCGTCAAGAAGCGGCAGCGCCGGCTGACCGGCGTCGACGAGATCGTGCTGTCGCTGTATGCCAAAGGCTTGACCACCGGGGAGATCAGCGCCCACTTCGCCGAAATCTACGGCGCCTCGGTCAGCCGGGAGACGGTCTCGCGGATCACCGACAAGGTGATCGAGGAGATGAACGACTGGACCGTGCGCCCGCTCGACGCTGTCTACGCGGCCGTGTTCATCGACGCCATCGTGGTCAAGGTGCGTGACGGTCAAGTCGCGAACCGGCCGGTCTACGCCGCTATCGGGGTCACCCTCGACGGGGAGAAAGACGTCCTCGGCCTCTGGGCCGGCTCGGGTGGTGAGGGCGCCAAGTTCTGGATGAGTGTCCTGACCGACCTGCGTAACCGCGGTGTCAAGGATGTGTTCTTCGTGGTCTGCGACGGGCTCAAGGGCCTGCCCGAGGTAGTCGCGAACGTATGGCCGCAGACGATCGTGCAGACCTGCATCATCCATCTGATCCGTAACACGTTCCGGCTGGCCTCGAAACGGGACTGGCCGGCGCTGCAACGCGACATCAAACCGATCTACACCGCCGTCAACGCCACCGCGGCCCGGGCTGCGTTCGACCGACTCGCCGAGACCTGGGGAACCCGCTACGGCGCGATCATCAGGCTCTGGGACAACGCCTGGCAAGAGTTCATCCCGTTCCTCGACTATGACCTGGAGATCCGCCGGGTGCTCTGCAGCACCAACGCGATCGAGTCGCTGAACGCCCGTTACCGCCGGGCGATCAAGGCCCGCGGTCACTTCCCCTCCGAGCAAGCCGCGTTGAAGTGCCTCTACCTGGTGACCAGATCACTGGACCCGACCGGGCAAGGGCGGGCACGATGGGCGATGCGGTGGAAGCCAGCCCTGAACGCGTTCTCGATCACCTTCGGCGACCGGTTCCCGGCCGCCGAAACCTACTAA
- a CDS encoding DDE-type integrase/transposase/recombinase: MTSSNMRTTPIEADHSQLKHRLRPMRGLQTDRTEQLIIAGHAFMQNLRRGHFELGLDAPPALRVAAALTELARAI, translated from the coding sequence ATGACGTCGAGCAACATGCGAACAACCCCGATAGAAGCTGATCACAGCCAGCTCAAACACCGGTTACGGCCGATGCGTGGGCTACAAACTGATCGGACAGAGCAGTTGATCATTGCCGGGCACGCCTTCATGCAGAACCTCCGCCGCGGACACTTCGAACTCGGACTCGACGCCCCACCCGCTCTGCGGGTCGCCGCAGCGCTCACCGAACTCGCCCGAGCGATCTAA
- a CDS encoding ROK family transcriptional regulator → MRRANRSVLLTRIWLDGPLSRHELGQSTALSLASVSNLVGEMIAEGLVEEAGLVESDGGRPRVLLRVAPGYGYLVGADVGETRVQVELFDLAMTALAKAEYPIAAAEPDPRQVTDHLLHGLTAVIEQAGIDPAAVLGFGVAVSGTVERAADAVVHAQTLGWDGVPLGAMLRAGTDIPVHIDNGAKTLGQAEMWFGAGRDVRHAVVALVGSGVGACVMANGVGYRGAHSSAGEWGHTTIVYGGRRCRCGNLGCLEAYVGAEGVLDRFRQANRGRPATGGDEETAFGELLRATSRTAAKVLDETVGYLGAGVANLVNLFNPERVVLGGWAGLALGERYLPQIREVTARHALRQPYAQTSIELCRLGPDAVAMGAATLPMARLLRDGGVPREPAARVTLAPALTARRPRSRTR, encoded by the coding sequence ATGCGTCGTGCTAACCGGTCGGTCCTGCTCACCCGGATCTGGCTGGACGGCCCGCTGAGCCGCCACGAGCTGGGGCAGTCCACCGCGCTGAGCCTGGCCAGCGTGAGCAACCTGGTCGGCGAGATGATCGCCGAGGGCCTGGTCGAGGAGGCCGGCTTGGTCGAGTCCGACGGCGGCCGCCCGCGGGTGCTGCTGCGGGTCGCCCCCGGCTACGGCTACCTGGTCGGAGCCGACGTCGGCGAGACCCGGGTGCAGGTCGAACTTTTCGACCTGGCGATGACCGCCCTCGCCAAGGCGGAGTACCCGATCGCCGCCGCCGAGCCCGACCCCCGGCAGGTCACCGACCACCTGCTGCACGGTCTCACCGCGGTGATCGAGCAGGCCGGCATCGACCCGGCGGCGGTGCTCGGCTTCGGCGTCGCCGTCTCCGGCACCGTCGAGCGTGCCGCCGACGCCGTGGTGCACGCGCAGACCCTCGGCTGGGACGGCGTGCCACTCGGCGCCATGCTGCGCGCCGGCACCGACATCCCGGTGCACATCGACAACGGCGCGAAGACCCTCGGCCAGGCCGAGATGTGGTTCGGCGCGGGCCGCGACGTCCGGCACGCGGTCGTTGCCCTGGTCGGCTCCGGCGTCGGGGCCTGCGTGATGGCCAACGGCGTGGGCTACCGCGGCGCGCACAGCAGCGCCGGCGAGTGGGGGCACACCACCATCGTGTACGGGGGCCGCCGCTGCCGCTGCGGCAACCTCGGCTGCCTCGAGGCGTACGTCGGGGCGGAAGGGGTGCTCGACCGGTTCCGCCAGGCCAACCGCGGTCGCCCGGCGACCGGCGGCGACGAGGAGACCGCCTTCGGCGAACTGCTGCGCGCCACCAGCCGCACCGCCGCCAAGGTGCTCGACGAGACGGTCGGCTACCTCGGCGCTGGGGTGGCGAACCTGGTGAACCTGTTCAACCCCGAGCGGGTGGTGCTGGGCGGCTGGGCCGGCCTGGCCCTGGGCGAGCGCTACCTGCCGCAGATCCGCGAGGTCACCGCGCGGCACGCGCTGCGCCAGCCGTACGCCCAGACCTCGATCGAGCTGTGCCGGCTCGGACCGGACGCGGTCGCGATGGGCGCGGCCACCCTGCCAATGGCCCGGCTGCTGCGCGACGGCGGCGTGCCGCGCGAGCCGGCCGCCCGGGTGACCTTGGCGCCGGCGCTGACGGCGCGGCGGCCCCGGTCGCGGACCCGCTGA
- a CDS encoding DDE-type integrase/transposase/recombinase yields the protein MAPSPRRPRPGLPRPPRPLPDLTTHRSTYTEILTGPLDELIPQAWHHVEQHANNPIEADHSQLKQRLRPMRGLRTDKTAQVIIAGHAFMQNLRRGHYELGVDAPPALRVAAAFTELAQAI from the coding sequence CTGGCGCCAAGCCCTCGGCGCCCTCGCCCTGGCCTACCCCGACCGCCTCGGCCCCTACCTGACCTGACAACCCATAGATCAACTTACACAGAAATCTTGACAGGCCCGCTGGATGAGCTGATCCCGCAGGCATGGCACCACGTCGAACAACACGCGAACAACCCGATAGAAGCCGATCACAGCCAGCTCAAACAGCGGTTGAGACCGATGCGCGGGCTACGAACCGACAAGACCGCACAGGTCATCATCGCCGGACACGCGTTCATGCAGAACCTCCGACGCGGACACTACGAACTCGGCGTTGACGCCCCGCCCGCTCTGCGAGTCGCCGCTGCGTTCACCGAACTCGCCCAAGCGATCTGA
- a CDS encoding VOC family protein encodes MARRTSSAAAAASADGCGSFFLAVTSSSVVIKAPSSPGTSPAGQAGNTLKSTGPRDLRRAGSAGTATARDPSQKGWVYLGERGDSQPRLVFQPVSEPQTGKVRIHLDISVDDIDDAVAMVINLGGRFTGERHDYDEGVVVVMADSEDHEFCLVQYYS; translated from the coding sequence TTGGCCAGGCGCACCAGCTCCGCCGCGGCGGCTGCCTCCGCTGACGGCTGCGGTTCCTTCTTCCTCGCGGTCACGTCGTCCAGTGTCGTCATCAAGGCACCTTCCTCACCAGGCACAAGCCCGGCGGGTCAGGCCGGAAACACCCTTAAATCCACAGGCCCTCGTGATCTCCGAAGGGCCGGTTCCGCCGGTACGGCGACGGCTCGGGACCCGTCACAGAAGGGTTGGGTCTACCTCGGCGAGCGAGGTGACTCTCAGCCGCGGCTTGTGTTCCAGCCAGTGTCGGAGCCTCAAACAGGCAAGGTGCGGATTCACCTCGACATCTCCGTCGACGACATCGACGACGCTGTTGCCATGGTCATCAATCTCGGTGGCCGGTTCACCGGTGAACGGCACGACTATGACGAGGGTGTGGTCGTTGTCATGGCCGACTCGGAGGACCACGAGTTCTGCCTCGTTCAGTACTACAGCTGA
- a CDS encoding family 43 glycosylhydrolase: MSLSHSSRARQPARYRVRPLLAGLTALATSLVGLVALSSPGMAANLDDGLVLRYDLTQASGTTVTDSSGRGHNGSLSGDATWQGADGLRLGGTNGHVRLPDNVMQGLTDITVSVQVNMATDQLAPYFIWGLGNTLNGVGNGYLFTTGNALRASIASGNWSTEQTINTGRNLSRGSWRTITYTLGGGTAALYEDGVEVARQTGITLTPGSIGGGTTRANYLGRSVYTADRYLKGQVRDFRIYDRAVTADEAHALGEQTAAGRATADAAALDLGDTSAVTENLSLPTRAAGGSAVSWSSSNPAVVSSTGVVTRPAAGSGNATVTLTATVSYAGYTASRNFAVTVVQDITDQEKVDNALAAVVIHDQNAIRGNITLPIKGARDVAFTWTAKDPDVVTKTGEISRPPYGSRAVKARLSVRATKGSASAVRNFTLTVLPLPKEQPLEGYAFAYFTGEGTADGEQIYFAASRGNDPLKYDELNGGRPVLTSNEGDEGVRDPFIIRSPEGDKFYLIATDLKINGNGDWDASQRTGSKYIEVWESTDLVNWSQQRHVRVAPDTAGNTWAPEAYYDDTIGAYVVFWASKLYAPEDTAHAGNTYNRMLYATTRDFRTFSEPNVWVDPGYSVIDSTVVKHNGTYYRFTKDERNNTSSTPCSKFVLEEKSTQLRSTNWDFVKDCIGKATDTSAGINQGEGPTIFKSNTEDKWYVFIDEFGGRGYVPFETTDLDGGQFTMSTGYDLPTHPRHGTVLPVSKAELERLRQGPPPVPATKKGVIADYRLAGGTGTTVVDSSGNGRDATIRGGVTRGSDAMTFGGTDGYVDLPDNLLTGLTNVSVSAQVWVDPAQSTPNFIWGLGNTTDGAGNGYLFTTGNSYRTAIASGNWTTEQNTDAGRDLGRGGWHTITYTLSGGVARLYDNGVEVAKNSGVTTKPGDLGGGITTANYLGRSLYTGDNNFKGRMRSFTLWNRGLSANDVLSLAGNETAIGSVKLDALKTAAIINGDTNTVTLPVKPGTDVTALAPVFGISDGARLAPGNGSTQDLTKPVTYTVTGANGTSRAWTVKAVVMNSPVLPGYNADPNIVRFGDTYYIYATTDGFPGWSSTTFKTWSSKDLVHWTEHPTILDLGPDVSWADGRAWAPAAIEKNGKYYLYFCADAKIGVAVADSPTGPFVDALGKPLVAANPDGGQAIDPAVFTDDDGQSYLYWGNGNAYVVPLNPDMTSFDSTKVKRITGLTGFREGLFMAKRGGTYYLSWSIDDTGSENYRVGYATATSPMAGGLVNRGEILTKDGTLGILGTGHHSMIQVPGTDDWYIAYHRFAIPGGNGTHREVTIDRLRFNADGTIAKVVPTLESVPPLTH; encoded by the coding sequence ACGGGGTCGGCAACGGCTACCTGTTCACCACCGGCAACGCCCTTCGGGCCTCCATCGCCAGCGGCAACTGGTCGACCGAACAGACCATCAACACCGGCCGGAACCTCAGCCGCGGCAGCTGGCGCACCATCACCTACACCCTCGGCGGCGGCACCGCGGCGCTCTACGAGGACGGCGTCGAGGTCGCCCGCCAGACCGGCATCACGCTGACCCCCGGCTCGATCGGTGGCGGCACCACCAGGGCCAACTACCTCGGCCGCTCCGTCTACACCGCTGACCGGTACCTCAAGGGACAGGTCCGTGACTTCCGCATCTACGACCGTGCGGTGACCGCCGACGAGGCCCACGCCCTCGGTGAGCAGACCGCCGCCGGGCGGGCCACCGCCGACGCGGCAGCCCTCGACCTGGGCGACACCTCCGCGGTGACCGAGAACCTCAGCCTGCCCACCCGGGCCGCCGGCGGCTCCGCTGTCTCCTGGTCTTCCAGCAACCCGGCCGTGGTGTCGAGCACCGGCGTGGTCACCCGTCCCGCGGCGGGCTCCGGCAACGCCACCGTGACGCTGACCGCCACCGTCTCCTACGCCGGCTACACCGCCAGCCGGAACTTCGCCGTCACCGTCGTCCAGGACATCACCGACCAGGAGAAGGTCGACAACGCTCTCGCGGCCGTCGTCATCCACGATCAGAACGCCATCCGGGGCAACATCACCCTGCCCATCAAGGGGGCACGCGACGTCGCCTTCACCTGGACCGCGAAGGACCCCGACGTCGTCACGAAGACCGGTGAGATCAGCCGCCCGCCGTATGGTTCGCGCGCGGTTAAGGCCCGCCTCAGCGTACGCGCGACCAAGGGTTCGGCCAGCGCGGTACGCAACTTCACCCTGACCGTCCTCCCGCTGCCAAAGGAGCAGCCGCTCGAGGGCTACGCCTTCGCCTACTTCACCGGCGAGGGCACGGCCGACGGCGAGCAGATCTACTTCGCTGCGAGCCGCGGCAACGACCCGCTCAAGTACGACGAGCTCAACGGCGGCCGCCCTGTCCTCACCTCGAACGAAGGTGACGAGGGTGTGCGCGACCCGTTCATCATCCGCAGCCCCGAGGGCGACAAGTTCTACCTCATCGCCACCGACCTCAAGATCAACGGCAACGGCGACTGGGACGCCAGCCAGCGCACCGGAAGCAAGTACATCGAGGTCTGGGAGTCGACCGACCTGGTGAACTGGTCGCAGCAGCGCCACGTGCGCGTCGCGCCCGACACCGCCGGCAACACCTGGGCCCCGGAGGCCTACTACGACGACACCATCGGCGCCTACGTCGTGTTCTGGGCCTCCAAGCTCTACGCGCCGGAGGACACCGCCCACGCCGGCAACACCTATAACCGCATGCTCTACGCGACGACTCGCGACTTCCGTACGTTCAGCGAGCCCAACGTGTGGGTCGACCCCGGCTACTCGGTGATCGACTCGACCGTCGTCAAGCACAACGGCACCTACTACCGCTTCACCAAGGACGAGCGGAACAACACCTCGAGCACCCCGTGCAGCAAGTTCGTCCTCGAGGAGAAGTCGACCCAGCTGCGTAGCACGAACTGGGACTTCGTCAAGGACTGCATCGGCAAGGCGACGGACACCTCCGCGGGCATCAACCAAGGTGAGGGCCCGACGATCTTCAAGAGCAACACCGAGGACAAGTGGTACGTGTTCATCGACGAGTTCGGCGGGCGCGGCTACGTGCCGTTCGAGACCACCGACCTCGACGGCGGGCAGTTCACCATGTCGACCGGGTATGACCTGCCAACACACCCGCGGCACGGCACGGTTCTGCCGGTCAGCAAGGCCGAGCTCGAGCGCCTCCGCCAGGGTCCTCCACCCGTGCCGGCGACCAAGAAGGGCGTCATCGCCGACTACCGGCTCGCGGGAGGCACCGGCACGACGGTGGTCGACAGTTCCGGCAACGGCCGTGACGCCACCATCCGCGGCGGCGTCACCCGAGGCAGCGACGCGATGACCTTCGGCGGTACCGACGGCTACGTCGACCTGCCCGACAACCTGCTGACCGGCCTCACCAACGTCAGTGTCTCCGCCCAGGTCTGGGTCGACCCCGCGCAGTCCACCCCCAACTTCATCTGGGGCCTGGGCAACACCACCGACGGCGCCGGCAACGGCTACCTCTTCACGACCGGGAACTCCTACCGCACCGCCATCGCGAGCGGCAACTGGACGACCGAACAGAACACCGACGCCGGTCGTGACCTCGGACGGGGCGGCTGGCACACCATCACCTACACCCTGTCGGGTGGGGTGGCCCGCCTCTACGACAACGGTGTCGAGGTGGCCAAAAACAGCGGCGTCACGACGAAGCCGGGCGACCTGGGGGGCGGCATCACCACGGCCAACTACCTGGGCCGCTCCCTCTACACCGGCGACAACAACTTCAAGGGCAGGATGCGCAGCTTCACGCTGTGGAACCGTGGCCTGTCAGCCAACGACGTCCTCTCCCTCGCGGGGAACGAAACCGCCATCGGCTCGGTCAAGCTGGACGCCCTCAAGACCGCGGCCATCATCAACGGCGACACGAACACCGTGACCCTGCCCGTCAAGCCGGGCACCGACGTGACCGCGCTCGCGCCGGTCTTCGGGATCAGCGACGGCGCCCGCCTCGCCCCGGGCAACGGCTCGACGCAGGACTTGACGAAGCCCGTCACCTACACGGTCACCGGCGCGAACGGCACCAGCCGCGCCTGGACCGTCAAGGCGGTCGTCATGAACAGCCCCGTCCTGCCCGGATACAACGCCGACCCCAACATCGTGCGCTTCGGCGACACCTACTACATCTACGCCACCACCGACGGCTTCCCGGGCTGGTCCAGCACCACCTTCAAGACCTGGTCCAGCAAGGACCTGGTCCACTGGACCGAGCACCCGACCATCCTCGACCTGGGGCCGGACGTGTCCTGGGCCGACGGGCGGGCCTGGGCGCCGGCCGCGATCGAGAAGAACGGCAAGTACTACCTGTACTTCTGCGCAGACGCCAAGATCGGCGTAGCCGTCGCCGACTCCCCCACCGGTCCGTTTGTCGACGCGCTGGGCAAGCCGCTGGTCGCCGCCAACCCGGACGGCGGCCAGGCGATCGATCCCGCGGTCTTCACCGACGACGACGGCCAGAGCTACCTCTACTGGGGCAACGGCAACGCCTACGTCGTGCCGCTCAACCCCGACATGACGTCGTTCGACTCGACCAAGGTCAAGCGGATCACCGGTCTGACCGGCTTCCGCGAGGGCCTCTTCATGGCCAAGCGCGGCGGCACGTATTACCTCAGCTGGTCCATCGACGACACCGGCAGCGAGAACTACCGGGTCGGCTACGCCACCGCGACGAGCCCGATGGCCGGGGGGCTTGTCAACCGGGGCGAGATCCTCACCAAGGACGGCACGCTCGGCATCCTCGGCACCGGGCATCACAGCATGATCCAGGTGCCGGGCACCGATGACTGGTACATCGCCTACCACCGCTTCGCCATCCCTGGGGGTAACGGCACGCACCGCGAGGTGACCATCGACCGCCTGCGCTTCAACGCGGACGGGACCATCGCCAAGGTCGTGCCGACGCTGGAGAGCGTCCCGCCGCTGACGCACTGA
- a CDS encoding IS6 family transposase — MPPKSAFAGFRFPSEVIVVAVRWYLRFNLSYHDLEELLVERGVEVDHVTVYRWVQRFTPLLADAARSCRHSPGDRWFVDETYLKINAVWRYVYRAVDQYGQVIDALVSTRRDADAARRFFRRALSTSTLKVTPSEVVTDAAPVYPRVLDELIPQAWHHVEQYANNPIEADHSQLKHRLRPTRGLRTDRTTQVIIAGHAFMQNLRRGHYELAVDAPPATRVSTAFAELAQAI, encoded by the coding sequence CTGCCACCGAAGTCGGCGTTCGCCGGTTTCCGTTTCCCGTCCGAGGTGATCGTCGTCGCGGTCCGTTGGTATCTACGGTTCAACCTCTCCTACCACGATCTTGAAGAGTTGCTGGTTGAACGCGGAGTCGAGGTCGACCACGTCACGGTCTACCGGTGGGTGCAGCGGTTCACTCCACTGCTGGCCGACGCCGCCCGATCCTGCCGGCACTCCCCAGGTGACCGGTGGTTCGTCGACGAAACCTACCTCAAGATCAACGCTGTGTGGCGTTACGTGTACCGAGCGGTCGACCAGTACGGGCAGGTCATCGACGCGCTCGTCTCCACCCGACGGGACGCCGACGCGGCACGCCGGTTCTTCCGCCGGGCGCTGTCGACGTCGACGTTGAAGGTGACACCGAGCGAGGTCGTCACCGACGCCGCGCCGGTCTACCCCAGAGTCCTCGACGAGCTGATCCCGCAAGCGTGGCACCACGTCGAGCAGTACGCGAACAACCCGATCGAGGCCGACCACAGCCAGCTCAAACACCGGTTGAGACCGACGCGCGGACTACGAACCGACAGGACAACGCAGGTGATCATCGCTGGACACGCCTTCATGCAGAACCTACGACGTGGCCACTACGAACTCGCCGTCGATGCCCCGCCGGCAACGCGGGTGTCGACGGCGTTTGCTGAGCTCGCCCAGGCGATCTGA